Within Oleidesulfovibrio alaskensis DSM 16109, the genomic segment GAAGGGCCTCTGTGGGTTTGGGGGCCGGAGCACAGCCGGCGTCCTGCACTTCGGGCAGCACGTCCTGAATGGTTGCCATGACAATGGCCTGAGCCAGAGAATTGAACAGGTGCGCATCAGAGGGCGCGGTGTCCCACATGGCATCCACTTCGTTTTCCACGGCTTCGGAAAGCCATGCCACAAGGTATTCTATCTTTCCGGCTTTCACGCGCCGCACAGTCAGTTCTTTGCACCATTTTTCCCAGTTCTCCACCAGACGGTCCATTACCTGACCGCCTATGCGGGTCTCCTGAGCGACGCCCATGAACATTTCAACGTCGAAGTACGGGGTCACTTCAACTGCTTCGCTGGTATATTCAGCCATAATAGGGTCTCCCGAGGCTTGTGTTGTTGCAGGATTCAGAAGGGCGACTTTGCGCGAATAGCGCAGGGCAGTCAAGCCTCAGCCCTGCCGCGGCAGTCTGCAACGCTTTACTTGGCAAAATGAGTGCCGTAGACTATGGATGCCTCCGGATGAAGCGGATGCTCCGGCTGCAGCCGGAACCCCGCGCAGACAGGATACAGCATGAAGCAAGACATCCACCCGCTCATACTGCACAACGTGCCGGAGACCTATCCGCCCGCGCGCCTGTACCTGCTGCCTGTTGTCAGAATTCCCCGCGGTCCTTTCCGCGACCCGCCGTACCTGCCGCAGCCGTATTCACCGCTCACCGCCGACGCAGCCGCCATCACACGCGACACGGTGGCAGACGCGGCGGCAGTGCACGAAGCCGGTTTTGCACAGCGCACCCGACAAGGCCAGCTGCCCGGACATTCCGGCCCGCTCACCCGCCCGGCACCGGCGCCGTCACCCGAACTGTACACAGGCAGACTGGTTGACACATCGTTGTGAACAACGGCATTGCCGTATGCATATTTTTTCACCGCAAGGAGCATCAATGACCCACGACTCGCGTTTTCCCGTCAAAATCCGCTATGAATACAAACAGGACGACAAAACAAGCCTGCAGTATGCCCATGGTGTCTGGGGCGGAATCAATCCGCATGGCGAAATCGAAATGAATTTTTATTCGGAAAGTGACAAAATTCCGGAATGGTCGGAACGCGTTGTCATGCAGGACGGCGCACTGGGGCATGAAATGGTTCCGGCAGAATCCGACAGCAAAACCGTGGTCCGTCATATCCACTCAAAGGTGCTTATCAATTACGATACGGCACGCGCCATCTACGACTGGCTTGATGAAAAACTTTCTGCCCTTGAAATGGAAGAAGATCAGCAAGTTATGTACAGCGCGGGCAAAGGCGGACTGGAGCAGTAACGTGTTGCGGCTTCGCTGAACGCACCGCACGGCGGTATAAGCGCGCCGCGCGGCCCGACACACTTTCTCACCGCCCGCATAAATATAACCGGTTCAGATGCACAAAAAGCGTCCGGAATTTTTCCGGACGCTTTTTTGCGCTGTATCTGCCGTCTGCCCTCGGGACACAGCGGTTACTGCGGACCGCGGAAACAGAGGGTCAGCTCGTCAGCAGACAGCCGTACCGCAATGCCGGACATTCTGCCACTGGCAGCCCGACCGGCACCGACTGGCACCGACTGGCACGGACCGGTCTCAGGCCAGCCGGGCAGCCACTGCCGCAGCCACTTTTTCGCCATCCATGGCGGCAGAAACTATACCGCCGGCATAGCCTGCGCCTTCTCCGCACGGAAAAAGTCCGCGCACTGCGGGGTGCTCCAGTGTCTGTCCGTCACGGAGTATCCGCACAGGAGAGCTGGTCCGCGACTCCACCGCCAGCACTTTGGCCTCTGCGGAATCATAGCCTTTGTATCTGCGGCCCAGTTCGGGCAAAGCCGCCCGCAGACGCGCGGCAACGAACTCAGGCAGCAGATCATGCAACGGTGCGGAATATATACCCGGAATGTACGATGTGGGCGGTAACACTTCAGAAACCACTCCCCGTACGAAATCGGGTACGCACTGTGCCGGAGCCTTCTGTGTCACTCCGTCGCCGCAGGCGAACACCGCTTTTTCCGCTGCCGCCTGAAACGCCAGAGCCTGCAGCGGATCGTCCGACGTACACATATCTTCCAGCCGCAGTTCCACCACCAGCCCCGCATTGGCAAAAGGCGCGTTACGCGATGCCAGACTCATGCCGTTAAGCACCAGTTCACCGGGTGCTGTGGAAGCCGGAACCACAAACCCGCCGGGGCACATGCAGAACGAAAAAACGCCGCGCCCCGATGCCTGCGTGGTTATACGGTAACTGGCGGCAGGCAGGGCCGGATGGCGGGGAGTATGGTGATAAAAAATTTCGTCGATGAGCGGCTGCGGGTGTTCGATGCGCACCCCCATGGCAAAGGGCTTGGCTTCCATGGCTATGTTTCTGGCTGCCAGCAGATGAAAAACATCACGCGCAGAATGCCCCGTGGCCAGAATCACGGCATCGGCATAAACAGCTTCACCGCCGGAAAGCCGGACGCCGGTCACACGGTCACCGGACAGCAGCAGGTCAGCCACATGCGCGCCAAAATGGACTTCACCGCCGCAGTCCTGCACGGCTGCACGCATTGCACGCACTATTCCGGGCAGAACATTGGATCCCAGATGCGGGTGTGCGTCTATGCGGATGTCGGGCGAAGCGCCGAACTGCACCAGCAGATCCAGCACGCGGGCCACATTGCCCCGTTTGGTGGCCCGGGTGTACAGCTTGCCGTCCGAATAGGTGCCCGCCCCCCCCTCGCCGAAGCAGTAGTTGGAATGAGGATCAATCAACCCTTCGGTGTAGATCTTTTTCAAATCCTTGCGGCGGGCATTCACATCCTTGCCGCGTTCAAGCACCACAGGCTTTATGCCATGCTCCAGCAGCGAAAGTGCGGCAAAATATCCGGCAGGACCGGCCCCCACCACAATAACGCGTTTTGCGCCCGGCGGGGCGGGACAAAAAACCTCCGCCGCAGCATCAGGCAGATCTGTGCCCACCTCGACCTGAAAGGTAAACCGCGGGCGGCGCGGACGGGCATCCACCGAACGACGGCGCACACGGATCATGACCGCTGCATCATCAGGCAGACCTGCCTTTTTCAATGCCGCGGCGCGCAGAGCGCCTTGTACATGAACCAGATCCGGATCGAGGGACACTTCAAAAAAAGCTGATTTCATATTGTATTCCTGCCGCTGAAAAAAACATGGAAGCCACCGGTGCACTGCGGAATGTGACGCCACCGGAAAGGCATTCTGAAAGCACATGACCGGCATACCGGATTATATGACACAGGTACTGATCCGTTTTTGTAACGGAAAGCTGCCGGACCGTCTGCATTGCCGGCTGTGCAGCGGTTGCGCACCTCGGCGCGCAACCGTAATCCCGCGACGGGTCAAACGGGAGGCACCCTATATACATATGCAGCCGCAGAGTCAAAGCCTGCGCCCCGCCGCAGAGGATTGCGCCGCGGGCGAATCGTCCCGCGCGCGACATCTCCGGCCTGTATCAGCCGGCCCCTGACAATTTGCACCATGACACTCTGGCCCCCTGACACTCTGCGCCAAGGTATGCAGCCCGCAAACACGCGGCCTGAACAGATTGCCGGAATAAAAGTTGCCGGGCAGGCCGAAAGTGGCGCGTTCAGGCGCGGCGCAGCACCCTGCGCAAAATGCCGGTCACCATCTGCAATGCTTCCGGCGCCACAAAACGCGCTACCCCCAGAAAAACCGCCCCAAAGGCCAGCCCGCTGAAAATCAGCCGCACAAACGCCTCCAGCAGGGGGCTGCCGGACAAAGACTGTGCCCACGGCAACACCACAGGGCCGTATATCATGGCACACCAGCCTGCGGCGCAGGCCGGCACGCACGCGGCACCGGTGCGCAGAGCCGTCTGCCCCAGTCCGGCGAACGCGGCACAGCCGTTCCTGCGCATCCATACCGTGCTCAAAGCCAGCGTGTACAACCCCACAGACAACCCTCCGGCAAGTGCCACCCCCACAGCCCCGCCCAGCGGGCCGTCCCAGCGGGCCAGCAGCCAGTACAGCGGCAGACCGCATGCTGTGGCCAGTGTACCGGTCACAGCGGGTGTCACCGTGTCCTGCCGGGCATAAAAAGCCCTGCCCACCACCTGCTGAATACCCCACAGCGGCACGGCGGCCAGCATGACCATCAGCAAAGGCGCCGAAGCCTGCGTCTGTGCGGCAGTAAAGCTGCCCTGCTGAAAAATCAGTCGCATGGTCGGTTCCGCGGCTATAATCATCCACGCTGTAACCGGCAGAATGACAAGCAGCGTATTACGCAGCGCAGCCGAAAGTGTCTGCGAAAAACGTGCTTCATCACCACCGGCGGCCAGACTGGCCAGAAAAGGATACGAGGCAACGCCTGCTGCCTGCGCCACAACCCCCACCGGAACCAGCATTATGCGCCGCGCGTAGTTAAGCAGACTTACGGCACCCTCTCCGGCCATCGAGCCGAAAATACGGACAAACTGCTCGTCCAGAACCACCACGGACTGCCCTATCATCAAAGGCAGTGCCAGCAGGGCAAACCGCAGCACGCTGCCATGGCGCAGCACGGCATACAGACGCAATCCGCCTGCCCGTACAGCCCATACGGGCAGGGCAAAACTGCCCAGCGCGGCACCGGCAAGCACCCCCCAGCAGAATCCTTCCATACCCGAGCGGATGCCTGCAAGCCCGCCTAGAATTATACAGGCATTATACACCAGCGGGGTAAGCGCAGGAACAGCAAACTGCCGCCGCATGTAGAGCATGGCGGTAAAACAGCTGCCTGCCAGAAAAAAAACCTGAGCGGGCAGTATAATGCGCAGAAAATATGCCAGCCGCCGTGCAGACTCCGCATCAAAACCCGGTGCGGCCAGCGCCGCAAGCCACGGGGCGGCCAGCCACGCCACCCCCGTAAGCAACGCGGCAAAAAGCGTTATCCAGCCGGTGACAGCCGAAAAAAAACGCCAGCCGTCCTGCTCGTCATGCTCAAAACGGGCTGCCAGCAGCGGAATAAGCGTGATGGAAAAATACCCGCCGGCCAGCAGGTAGTTAAGAAAATCCGGAACCACAAACGATGCGAAGTAGATATCCGACTCCAGACTGGCGCCATGAAAATAGGAAATAACTTTATCGCGTATAAGTCCCATGAACCGTGAAAGAAAAATGCTGCCGGCCATAATGGCCGCGGCCAGCCCCATCCGCTGTCTGCCTGATAATATACTCATGCGTTTGCTGCGCCTTATGCTGACAATGCTTATTAGGGGGAACAACACGGCCCGCCCGCAGCGGTTATGCCGCACCCCGCCACGTACCGCAAGCGCACTGCCACGTGATTGTTCCGTTGCGGCACCGTGTCATGAACGCGGCAAAGCCGCAGACAGGTGCCGGACGACATTGTCACAACATGCCGACTGGTTACACAACTATATAAAGTAACGCTCTCTTTGCGGCAGTGTTTCTTATCACAACTACTACTCTTTACACAAAAATCAGCTTTTCCGGATTTAGTGCTTGACTTTTTTATTCACTTTTGAAAAAAAAAGACAACTCATGAAGAGGACGAGAGGGGTCTGGCCCGATGACCGTCCGGCAACCTGCCCGCAAGGCAAGGTGCCAAAGCCAGCCACGGTGAGATGCCGCGGTGCCATGAGGTCGACAGCTGCGACCGGTACCGTTCTGCCTCTCACCATTGTGAGAGGTTTTTTTATGCAGAGCCTTTGCTCGGCAGTGGGTGGATTTACGGAGTTTGCACGCCCACACAAAAAACAATGATGCTAAAATCCGGAAGCAATGCTTCCCGTGGTCCGCGCCGGAGCGGACACAGCAGGAGAAAACACATGAAGGATTATCTCGGACAGGCTTCAGGCAGCAACGCGCAGGGTGTTGTATACTTTTTGTACCACGATAACTGCGCCGAACAGATGCCCCGCACATATTCCGACCCTCTGGAACTGCTGGGAGACATGACCCTGCTGCGCCTTTCGGAAGAACAGAAAGCCGCCCTGCGTACCATCCTTCATCGGGAAATTGCAGAAAACGGTGCAGAAGCTGTCTGGCGCTCGCGTGCGTATCGCAAGAACATCATTCATTCTTTCGGCAGAATCGTCTAGCACAAGAGCGCTGTACATACGCCAAAGGCGAAGGGCCGGCAGGAAGGTGCTGCCGGCCCTTGTCCATACTCCCGAAAAACATCCCCGCACAACGGTTTCAGACGCACTCCGGACTGTCAAAGCCCATATCTGCCAGCAACGCAGGCAGTTCGCGGAAATCGTGCATCGTTCTCACCAACTCCGCCTCCCTGCGCTCTTCAGTACGCCGGTTAAACCATACTCCGCGTATGCCCAGCTGGTTGGCCCCCCAGATATCCGCCATATAGTCATCGCCCACCATCACCACGCAGCCGGCATCCAGCTTCAGGTCGCGCAGCACATGACTCCAGAATCCGGCCTGCGGCTTGGGGCGGCCGATAAAGCGATAGGTGTAGATTCTGTCCAGCACCTGCCCC encodes:
- a CDS encoding HAD family hydrolase, whose translation is MHKRALLFDWGGTLMESMPWYLGREKGWSGVPATPHAREVVMSLAPCWTTGLASNAAESEEHEVRASLDTMGLGQVLDRIYTYRFIGRPKPQAGFWSHVLRDLKLDAGCVVMVGDDYMADIWGANQLGIRGVWFNRRTEERREAELVRTMHDFRELPALLADMGFDSPECV
- the murJ gene encoding murein biosynthesis integral membrane protein MurJ; amino-acid sequence: MSILSGRQRMGLAAAIMAGSIFLSRFMGLIRDKVISYFHGASLESDIYFASFVVPDFLNYLLAGGYFSITLIPLLAARFEHDEQDGWRFFSAVTGWITLFAALLTGVAWLAAPWLAALAAPGFDAESARRLAYFLRIILPAQVFFLAGSCFTAMLYMRRQFAVPALTPLVYNACIILGGLAGIRSGMEGFCWGVLAGAALGSFALPVWAVRAGGLRLYAVLRHGSVLRFALLALPLMIGQSVVVLDEQFVRIFGSMAGEGAVSLLNYARRIMLVPVGVVAQAAGVASYPFLASLAAGGDEARFSQTLSAALRNTLLVILPVTAWMIIAAEPTMRLIFQQGSFTAAQTQASAPLLMVMLAAVPLWGIQQVVGRAFYARQDTVTPAVTGTLATACGLPLYWLLARWDGPLGGAVGVALAGGLSVGLYTLALSTVWMRRNGCAAFAGLGQTALRTGAACVPACAAGWCAMIYGPVVLPWAQSLSGSPLLEAFVRLIFSGLAFGAVFLGVARFVAPEALQMVTGILRRVLRRA
- a CDS encoding NAD(P)/FAD-dependent oxidoreductase, yielding MKSAFFEVSLDPDLVHVQGALRAAALKKAGLPDDAAVMIRVRRRSVDARPRRPRFTFQVEVGTDLPDAAAEVFCPAPPGAKRVIVVGAGPAGYFAALSLLEHGIKPVVLERGKDVNARRKDLKKIYTEGLIDPHSNYCFGEGGAGTYSDGKLYTRATKRGNVARVLDLLVQFGASPDIRIDAHPHLGSNVLPGIVRAMRAAVQDCGGEVHFGAHVADLLLSGDRVTGVRLSGGEAVYADAVILATGHSARDVFHLLAARNIAMEAKPFAMGVRIEHPQPLIDEIFYHHTPRHPALPAASYRITTQASGRGVFSFCMCPGGFVVPASTAPGELVLNGMSLASRNAPFANAGLVVELRLEDMCTSDDPLQALAFQAAAEKAVFACGDGVTQKAPAQCVPDFVRGVVSEVLPPTSYIPGIYSAPLHDLLPEFVAARLRAALPELGRRYKGYDSAEAKVLAVESRTSSPVRILRDGQTLEHPAVRGLFPCGEGAGYAGGIVSAAMDGEKVAAAVAARLA